The following are encoded together in the Gavia stellata isolate bGavSte3 chromosome 23, bGavSte3.hap2, whole genome shotgun sequence genome:
- the LGALSL gene encoding galectin-related protein, translating into MAGTVAERDALKIEDGHLNNSLGSPVQADVYFPRLIVPFCGHIKGGMRPGKKILVMGIVDLNPESFGISLTCGESEDPPADVAIELKAVFTDRQFVRNSCVAGEWGEEQSSIPYFPFIPDQPFRVEILCEHPRFRIFVDGHQLFDFYHRIETLSAIDTIKINGDLQLTKLG; encoded by the exons ATGGCGGGGACCGTAGCTGAGCGGGACGCGCTG AAAATAGAGGACGGGCATTTAAACAACTCCCTGGGATCCCCGGTGCAAGCTGATGTGTACTTCCCTCGCCTG atcGTCCCCTTCTGTGGGCACATCAAAGGAGGAATGAGGCCGGGAAAGAAGATCTTAGTTATGGGCATAGTGGACCTCAACCCCGAGAG CTTTGGCATCAGTCTGACTTGCGGGGAGTCAGAAGATCCTCCTGCGGATGTAGCCATTGAACTGAAAGCCGTGTTTACAGACAGACAGTTTGTCAGAAACTCTTGTGTAGCCGGAGAATGGGGGGAAGAGCAATCATCTATTCCTTACTTTCCGTTTATACCGGACCAGCCTTTTAGG gtgGAGATACTTTGCGAGCATCCCCGTTTTAGAATATTTGTGGATGGACATCAGCTCTTTGATTTTTACCACCGTATTGAAACACTGTCAGCAATTGACACGATAAAGATAAATGGAGATCTTCAGCTTACAAAACTTGGCTGA